GATCCGGATGGTGGCCGAACGCCCCCTGGGCGCGTTCCTGTCCGGGGGCGTCGACTCGTCCGCTGTGGTCGCCGCCATGGCCCGGAGCACCGACCGGCCGGTGAAGACCTTCGCCATCGGCTTCGACGACGCCCGCTACGACGAGCGGGAGCATGCCCGGGTGGTGGCGCGCCGATACGGGACGGACCACCACGAGTTCGTCGTGGACGCCTCCGCGCTGGCCGTCCTACCCACACTGACCTGGCATTTCGACGAGCCGTTCGCCGACTCGTCCGCCATCCCCTCCTTCTACGTGGCCCAGTTGAGCAAGCAGCAGGTCACCGTCGCCCTCAACGGCGACGGCGGCGACGAGTCCTTCGGCGGCTACACCCGCTACGCCCTCATGGCCCGTACATCGCGGCTGCGGGCCCCGGCCATCACCCACCCCGCGCTGCGCCGGCTGGCCGGCCTGCTCCACGACCGCTGTTCGACCCGCGCGCCCCTGCGGAAGGCGGGAACCGCCCTCAGGATGCTGAGCGAGACCCCCCGGCACCGCTACGCCCGGCTGATGTCGTATCTCGGCCCCGAGCAGAAGCACGAGCTCTACACGGACGAGCTACGCCGCGAGCTGTCGGGCGTGGACAGCTACGTCCTCATGGAACAGGCCTTCGCCGCCTCGCGCGCGGGCAGTCTGCCGAACCAGCTGATGGACGTCGACGTGCACACCTATCTGCCGGGCGACTTGCTGGTGAAGGTGGACATCACCACCATGGCCCACTCCCTAGAGGCCCGCTCCCCCTTTCTCGACCACCAGCTGATGGAGTGGGCAGCGCGGCTTCCCGCGTCGCTGAAGGTACGGGGAACCACCACCAAGTACCTCCTCAAGAAGGCGCTGGAGGGCTGGCTGCCCTCCGAGGTGCTGCACCGGCCGAAGCAGGGGTTCGGAGTGCCGCTCGACCACTGGCTCCGTACCGAGCTGAAGGACCTGGCCTGGGACGTCCTGACGGACCGGACGGCGAGGTCGCGCGGGTTCTTCCGGCCGGAGGCCGTACGGGCGCTGCTCGACGAGCACATGGCGGGGGCGAACCACGCACGGGGGTTGTGGGCGCTGATGCAGTTCGAGCTCTGGCACCGGCACTTCGCCGACCCGCCGCTGCCCGGGCCGAGGCCCGCGCCCTGCCCGCTGCCGGGCTTCGCCATCGGAGCGGCCCCGGTCGCCTCGGAGCCGATGCGGCACAGTGGGGACTGAGCGGGAATGCAATCGCGTGCCGCCGTGGTCGTCGGCTGGATGTGCCTGCTGCTCTCCGTGCCCGCCGCGGTGTATCTGACGCTGTTCCACGGCAAGGCGACCGCAGCGGCTGTGGTCGCGACCTGCTTCGGCCTGGTCGTCTGGTCCCGTCCGGATCTGTCCCTGGTGCTGCTGCTTGGGCTGGTTCCCGTGACGGCGGTCTTGGACCCGGCAGGCACGGCGACGGCGGCACTGGTCGCCGGCGGCGTCGCCATCCTGCTGCTCCGCATCCTGCTGCGCGGTCTGAGGCTCCGCTGCGATCTGCTCGCGCTGGCCCTGGTCGTACTGCTCGCCCTCGCGGCCGCCGCAAGCCATCTGCTGCCACCGCTGCCGACCATCGCCGAGGGAGACGGGGCGGGATGCGCGGCACTCGTCATGGGCCTGGCACTCGTCGCGGTCTCGGCCATGGCTCCGGCGGACCCTCGGCGCATCGCGCAGGTCGTCGCCCTGTCGGGGGCCGCGGTCGCCGGGCATCTCCTGGTCCAGGGGGAACAAGCCACCGATCGCCTGATCGGACTCGGCCTCAACCCCAACTACCTCGGCGCCATGCTGGCCCTGCCGCTCGTCGCCACCGCCGGCCTCGCGCGGCTGCAGCGCTCCTGGCTGTGGCTGCTGCCCGCGCTGGTCCTCGCCACCGCGATCACGGAGACACGGTCGCGCGGTGCCTTCCTGATGGTCGCTGCGGGCGTGACCTGCGTGCTGCTCGCCGGGCGCCCGCTGCGCCGCAAGGTGCTCATCGCGGCGGCGGCCTTCGCCGCCGCCCTGCTGCTGCCGGGCACCCTGGACGCGGTCGGGGACATGCTGACCGGGAACCGTCAGTCCGCCGAGCTCTCCGCGAACAACGACGTGCGCGGGCGCGCCGCCTGGGTGGCCGCACGCATGGCGCTCGACCATCCGCTGCGCGGGATCGGATACGGAGCGTTCCCCGACTTCGCCAGGATGTCGCCCGAGTTGGGGATCTACATCAACACCCACAACGACTACCTGAGGCTGGCGGCCGAGTCCGGAGTCTCGGCACTCGTCCTGTTCGCGGCCCTGCTGTGGCTCGCTCTCGCCCGGCGGCACTCCCCCGAGCAGGCGGTTCTCCAGTCGATGGGAGTGGCTGCCGCGGTGGGGCTGCTCTTCGCCAACGCCCTGGCGAGCCTCCTCGTGTCCGTTCCGTTCTGGGTGCTGCTGGGTTGTCTGCTCGCCCAGTCCCGGCGTCGGCAGCCGGCCGTCGCACCCCCTTCCCGTCCCCTCACCGCAAGGAAGACGTAAATGACAGAGATCGCCGCACACACCGAGTCCACGGCGAGCACCGGCACCGCGATGTCCGGAGCAGCGGAATCGGCGGGCTGCGAGACCGAGATCAGTCAGGGCCGGCGCTTCGCCTTCGGCCGCAACTGGCACCAGTTCGGGCATCTGATCGACGAGGAGCGCATCACCTCCGCCAGAAAGTCGCTCGAACATTCGCTCGGTACCGCCGACCTCACCGGCCGCACCTTCCTCGACATCGGTTGCGGCAGCGGGCTGTTCTCCCTCGCGGCGCTGCGTATGGGTGCGCGGGTCCGCTCCTTCGACTACGACCCCGACTCGGTGCGTACGACCGAACGGCTGCGCGCGCAGTTCGCTCCTGACGCCGACGGGACGGACTGGAGCGTGTGCTGCGCGTCCATCCTGGATTCCGGCTTCGTGAAGGAGCAGGCGCAGGCGGACATCGTGTACTCCTGGGGTGTACTGCACCACACGGGTGATCTCTGGAAGGCGATGGACGCCGCGTGCGGACTGGTCGCCCCGGGAGGGACGCTGTACGTGTCGATCTACAACGACCAGGGGTTGGAAAGCCGGGTCTGGACCGAAGTCAAGCGGCGCTACAACCGGTCCGGACCGCTCGCGCGGCGGCTGCTGCTGTCCGGCAGCCTGCTGTACCTGAGCCGGAACCAACCCGCGCGTACGCTCCTGAACCTGGCTCGCGGGCGCGCGCCACTCGGCGGGGCGGCCGTACCCCGCCCCCGCGGCATGTCACGCCGACACGATCTGGTCGACTGGGTGGGGGGCTACCCCTTCGAGGTCGCGACACCGGAGGAGGTCTTCTCGTTCTGCCGGGAGCGTGACTTCGAACTGCGTCATCTGAAGACCTGCCGAGGCGGACTCGGCTGCAACGAGTTCGTGTTCACCCTGGGCTCGGGAGCCGGCGCGGGAGCCTGACCGGACCGCGGCGCGGCGCGCTCGTCAGCCGGCCTGGCCGCCGACACGGAGCCCGCCGCGCCGCCGTCGCAGCGACTTGGTGAGCTGGGCGGCCTCGGCGCCGGTCGGCAGCAGTCGCCACCACGGGACGCCGCTGTCGCGGAGGAAGAGTCCGAACTGCACGCCCATCACGGTCAGATAGGCGACCGTGGAGGCGATCGCACAGCCGACCGCGCCCCAGACGGGAATCAGCAGCAGGTTCAGTCCGGTGTTCACCCCCAGGGCGAGCATCGACGGCACTACGACGGAGCGCGCCGAGCGGAACCGCAGCAGGTAGGTGGACACGGGACGGCCCGCCGACATCAGCAGCACCCCCGGCACCAGCCAGGTGGTGAGTGCGGCCGCCTCCGCGTAGGCGGCCCCGTACACAGGTCTGATCAGGGCGGCGACGGCGACCACCGTGGTCAGCGCGGATGCCGCGCTGAGCAGCGCCATGAGCCGTACGTTCCGCACCACGACGGGAACCGCCCCGCGCTTGTCGTGGTCGAACTGCCTGGGCAGTGTGATCTGCGCGAACACGTCTACGGCGACACGGCTCAGCTCAGCGAGGGTGACCGCGAGGGTGTAGACGCCGACCGCGTGGGGGCCCGCCAGGGCGTTCAGGAGGAACACGTCCGATCGCAGCAGCAGGAAG
This DNA window, taken from Streptomyces sp. SCSIO 30461, encodes the following:
- the asnB gene encoding asparagine synthase (glutamine-hydrolyzing), which produces MPLVSRYQAQKGGQMCGVAGIATTGTADPATVRAMCGTLTHRGPDGSGYHTDEHVALGMRRLAIIDVTGGDQPIANEDRSVIAVFNGEIYNFGDLRRELLARGHRFRTGSDGECIVHLYEECGEALVHRLRGMFAFALWDVKRRRLLLARDRIGKKPLYYRDTGSALLFASELKALTAVAPGDREVDPVALHHYLTYQYVPAPWSILRDVRKLPPGHLLSWQDGRTSVRRYWRLDFSPADRRVDEHEAAERTRELLLEATRIRMVAERPLGAFLSGGVDSSAVVAAMARSTDRPVKTFAIGFDDARYDEREHARVVARRYGTDHHEFVVDASALAVLPTLTWHFDEPFADSSAIPSFYVAQLSKQQVTVALNGDGGDESFGGYTRYALMARTSRLRAPAITHPALRRLAGLLHDRCSTRAPLRKAGTALRMLSETPRHRYARLMSYLGPEQKHELYTDELRRELSGVDSYVLMEQAFAASRAGSLPNQLMDVDVHTYLPGDLLVKVDITTMAHSLEARSPFLDHQLMEWAARLPASLKVRGTTTKYLLKKALEGWLPSEVLHRPKQGFGVPLDHWLRTELKDLAWDVLTDRTARSRGFFRPEAVRALLDEHMAGANHARGLWALMQFELWHRHFADPPLPGPRPAPCPLPGFAIGAAPVASEPMRHSGD
- a CDS encoding O-antigen ligase family protein, whose protein sequence is MQSRAAVVVGWMCLLLSVPAAVYLTLFHGKATAAAVVATCFGLVVWSRPDLSLVLLLGLVPVTAVLDPAGTATAALVAGGVAILLLRILLRGLRLRCDLLALALVVLLALAAAASHLLPPLPTIAEGDGAGCAALVMGLALVAVSAMAPADPRRIAQVVALSGAAVAGHLLVQGEQATDRLIGLGLNPNYLGAMLALPLVATAGLARLQRSWLWLLPALVLATAITETRSRGAFLMVAAGVTCVLLAGRPLRRKVLIAAAAFAAALLLPGTLDAVGDMLTGNRQSAELSANNDVRGRAAWVAARMALDHPLRGIGYGAFPDFARMSPELGIYINTHNDYLRLAAESGVSALVLFAALLWLALARRHSPEQAVLQSMGVAAAVGLLFANALASLLVSVPFWVLLGCLLAQSRRRQPAVAPPSRPLTARKT
- a CDS encoding class I SAM-dependent methyltransferase; the protein is MTEIAAHTESTASTGTAMSGAAESAGCETEISQGRRFAFGRNWHQFGHLIDEERITSARKSLEHSLGTADLTGRTFLDIGCGSGLFSLAALRMGARVRSFDYDPDSVRTTERLRAQFAPDADGTDWSVCCASILDSGFVKEQAQADIVYSWGVLHHTGDLWKAMDAACGLVAPGGTLYVSIYNDQGLESRVWTEVKRRYNRSGPLARRLLLSGSLLYLSRNQPARTLLNLARGRAPLGGAAVPRPRGMSRRHDLVDWVGGYPFEVATPEEVFSFCRERDFELRHLKTCRGGLGCNEFVFTLGSGAGAGA